GCGGACTGACGCATCGAGGCATCGTCGCTATGGGTCAGTCGCAACAGGAACGGTGTCGCGGTTGCGATGTTTCGCTTCGCAGCCACTTCCACCGCCGACAGGACCATCGCGGGTTGGTCGCTTATGAGTCTCGCGACGACTTCGGAATCGATGCCGTCGCCCGGCAATCGGACGAGCGCCGCTTGGGCTGCGTTGGCCATCGCGACATTGTCGGTCGAGGCTAAATCGAGCAAGAGCTTCGCGGTGTCGTTGTCACCCAATCGTGCCAACGCACTGATCGCCGCAATACGAGTATCAGACGCGTCATTCCCCACGGCTTTCACGACGATCGGCAAAACACTGTCGTCACCAAGCTCGCCCAGCGTGATCAACAGCAGTGCTTGATTCTCGGCGGACTGCCCCTCCAATCGCGAAGCCAATTCGGTGGCCAGTTTCGGTGCCTTGCCGATTCGACGAACGGCTTGAAGTGCGATCCGAAACTGTGCGGAATCACCGGAGTCGAGCATTTCAAGCAACAAAGGCACGCCCGCCGTTCCTTGATTCGCGACGGCACTGTAGGTCGCCGCCCAGTGAAGTTCCTGTGGTAGATCCGCGCTTCGAAGTAGGTTGCAAAGCGAAACGGCCTGTTGCGTTTCTCCGGCGGCGACCAATCGCCTTGCACAGACAAGACAACCTTGTGCGATTGAAATGCGTGACGATCCCGCCGCCTGCGCGAACGACTTCTTAAGCTGGTCCGCGGCCTCAATCGTGCCGATTGCCCCAAGTGCTCGAGCCGCAGCGTTCTGAACGGAAGGGTTTTTATGGTTAAGCAGTTCGGCAAGTAAACCCGTTGCTTGCAGGTCGCGTCGTTTTCCGATCGAGTTCAAGACGCCAACGAGTCTGTCGCCCGCCAGCAATTTCGCTGCTTCACGCAACGCCAAATCGACCTCCGGTGCCGAAATGTTCTCCAAGGCGCTGCGCGCGTACGTCGATAGCTGCTCGTCGTCCAGTAGCACCGCCAAAGCCGATACCGCGTCGGCGGTTCCGTTGATCGCCAACTGCTGGCACGCTTTCGCCTTTTCGAAAACCGGGCCGTCGGATTCAAGCACCGCGACCAACTCACCGGCGTCCGTATCCGGAACCGGCAAAGTCACTTGGCCGTGCAAGTGGGGCGAGCAAACCGTCAGCAAAAATACGAACGGGAACCATTTGATGATCGATTGAAATTTCATGGCTGGTAAATCTTGGAAACGCGAAATGGAAGTTGCGGACTTTTTGTTTAAACCGTCCACGGTTCACGCATCGCGCGCGATCTCATCTTGTTCGCTTCGTCATCACCCACGAACTCCTCGGCAATCGGATCAAATGTCAGCTTGCGTCCCAACTTCCACGCAATCGCAGCCGCGTGACAGGCGATGTGCGACTTCCGCATGATGTCTTCGTTCGTGTTCGTCTTGCCTCGCGACTTCACGCAATCGAGAAAGTTTCTTGTATGTGTGGAAGGCGTCGTTCCCGCGATTGTGGGATCGGGAAGCTTCGCGCGCAGCGAGTCGATTGAGACAGCGATACGGCCTGAGTCTCCCGTTTCGACCCAACCGTCGTCGCCTTCAAATCGGACGGGGCAGGTTCCCAATCCCAGCCAACCGTTACGCCGCAGTACCAGTTTCAGACCATCGGCGTAGCGACATTGGATCGCGTTGTCGTCCTCGGTATCGAGTGGTTCAAACTCGATCGGGCCCGAATCATCAGCACCCGCCGCCGCCTGACAAAGATCCAAGGTGTGGGCGCCCCAGTCCAGCAACTTCGCCCCCGAATCGAAA
The sequence above is a segment of the Rubripirellula tenax genome. Coding sequences within it:
- a CDS encoding HEAT repeat domain-containing protein; translation: MKFQSIIKWFPFVFLLTVCSPHLHGQVTLPVPDTDAGELVAVLESDGPVFEKAKACQQLAINGTADAVSALAVLLDDEQLSTYARSALENISAPEVDLALREAAKLLAGDRLVGVLNSIGKRRDLQATGLLAELLNHKNPSVQNAAARALGAIGTIEAADQLKKSFAQAAGSSRISIAQGCLVCARRLVAAGETQQAVSLCNLLRSADLPQELHWAATYSAVANQGTAGVPLLLEMLDSGDSAQFRIALQAVRRIGKAPKLATELASRLEGQSAENQALLLITLGELGDDSVLPIVVKAVGNDASDTRIAAISALARLGDNDTAKLLLDLASTDNVAMANAAQAALVRLPGDGIDSEVVARLISDQPAMVLSAVEVAAKRNIATATPFLLRLTHSDDASMRQSAIQALGRTTTITDLPALIGLMSTSLQSDDSAIVQKTLGAACVRMPQDRCVQTLTSAMSEVSPVARVVLLDQLALVGGTKALGAVVDAAKSNDDTMQDAATRLLGGWLTADAATPLLELSKTLTIRKYQIRVLRGYIRIARQLDMTTRERMEVCRNALAIADRDDERKLVLDVLRRNPTPEGLQMASSLQDNETLRGNVDVTIQAIKAAITVAITVADSEGTKR